The following is a genomic window from Oncorhynchus masou masou isolate Uvic2021 chromosome 6, UVic_Omas_1.1, whole genome shotgun sequence.
ATTAGATTTTTCAGTTGTTATTATTGCCTGATTTATAAAAGTCACAAACCATTCTTCTCTTTTTACATTGAGTTCTTTGCCTTTCCCAATGGTGATGGAAGACAAAGGGATTGCACGTGTGTTACCTCATTTTTATACTTTCAAAATAAATAGAGTCGCACACTCCATATAAACTCCCATTAATTTATTGGGtgaccctgaagaaggcacagtgatgatGACCCTGAAGAAAGCATAGTGATGCCGAAACATTGGTaaatacccaataaattactAGGAATTTATATATGGAGTGTGCAACTCTATTTCTTTTGATAGTTTATAGGTTATTCGCCGTTAGCACCTACACACAAAATAATCTTTCTGGGTCTgcgccagctcatgttttttattttacataaTTTTTATACCCCAGTGAAACTGGAAGCCATGGAAGGCCACATAACATTTCCTTAAAATGAGATTAACCTAAAAAAAGTTGAATGTTAATTCAGATTTAatgttgtttattttatttataaacatctttaGAGGCTCCAATAATACGCTCACATATGCTCTGTGTAATTaacgtacacacacatatacacacacacacagtgccactAATCCAGTTTGCCAGTTTAGATTGGAGACCAATCGACTTCCTGAAACTGGGGGCGATCATTTGGTTATCAGGGAGGCCCGGTAAACTAATCCTGTGCATCGAATGAAAACAAACAAGCAGCATCTGAAATTGCACCCTTTTCCCcatgtagtgctctacttttgagcAGGGTCCATATAGGTCAAAAGGCTACGTCTGAAATGGTCGTATTCcctgtttgcagtttttaatatgatcaATGGACCCCACCCCCGGTCGGTATTTCAACCAGGCTTAgcacaagtttagatagctggccccCATCTAAAATGTTTTAGCTGACATGgactaattgagtgactgctgatgcacaaccacatttagaAATTGCACATTGTGTATTCcattattctaactctcaacagtaaattgagaccgactgagccccccccccccctaaaaaaaaaCTACAAAAGGGGACCGCAGGCCGCACCAGTTGTTCACTCCTgcactttatagtgcactacttttgagcagagccCATATAGatcccttgtcaaaagtagtgtattatataggggatatggttcCATTTCAGACACCGCCAAAGACAGGGCTCAGCACATGGACAAAATTCAAATGCTTAAATTAGTCCTAAATTAGTCCATATTCTTGTATCACACTGGAGCTGCAATACTCTGAAATGTTAACCACATAGTTACTTCAGCATATTACTACCAATCTTTGGCTGGCTATAGCTAAAGCCCCACGAAGGGATGCTCATCTAAACAGCCAGACTCTACTGCTTCCCCTGGCAGAGGGACTTTGCTAAAAGTGCTGGCAGACTGTTAATAGGTGCCTTTCGATCTCATTGACGGCGGGGGGTCAGACACGCGAGTGTCAGGATTTATTACCCGTCTGTATTGAGTGTTCCCTAGTTCCCCTCCCATTCCGTGATGGTGGAGATGACCAGTGATTAGGCTGTTGGATGCTGTGGACGGCCGCCGCTGAGGTGAGGTTATTTcagggttgttgttgttgttgctagttGTTGTTGTGTGAGGGGATAGATCCCTCGATGTCCTGTCTGTTTGTCCGTCCGAGCACCTACATATgcgcacatgcacagacacacataaacacacacctcacaccgcacacacactctgcacacacacacaaaacaaatcaactcaaattttatttgtcacatacacatggttagcagatgttaatgcgagtgtagcgaaatgatggtgcttctagttccgacaatgcagtaataaccaacaagtaatctaactaacaattccaaaactaatttcttatacacagtgtaaggggataaagaatatgtacataaagatatatgaatgagtgatggtacagagcagcataggcaagatacagtagatggtatcgagtacagtatatacatatgagatgagtatgtaaacaaagtggcatagttaaagtggctagtgatacatgtattacgtaaggatgcagtagatgatatagagtacagtatatacgtatacatattagatgaataatgtagggtatgtaaacattatattaggtagcattgtttaaagtggctagtgatatactttacatcatttcccatctattcccattattaaagtggctggagttgagtcagagtgctggcagcagccattcaatgttagtggttgctgtttaacagtctgatggccttgagatagaagctgtttttcagtctctcggtcccagctttgatgcacctgtactgacctcgccttctggatgatagcggggtgaacaggcagtggctcgggtgggtgttgtccttgatgatctttatggccttcctgtaacatcgggtggtgtaggtgtcctggaggacaggtagtttgcccccggtgatgcgttgtgcagacctcactaccctctggagagccttacggttgtgggcggagcagttgccgtaccaggcggtgatacagcccgccaggatgctctcgattgtgcatctgtagaagcttgtgagtgcttttggtgacaagccgaatttcttcagcctcctgaggttgaggagacgctgctgcgccttcttcacgatgctgtctgtgtgagtggaccaattcagtttgtctgtgatgtgtatgccgaggaacttaaaacttactatcctctccactactgttccatcgatgtggataggggggtgttccctctgctgtttcctgaagtccacaatcatctccttagttttgttgacgttgagtgtgaggttattttcctgacaccacactccgagggccctcacctcctccctgtaggccgtctcgtcgttgttggtaatcaagcctaccactgttgtgtcgtccgcaaacttgatgattgagttggaggcgtgcgtggccgcgcagtcgtgggtgaacagggagtacaggagagggctcagaacgcacccttgtggggccccagtgttgaggatcagcggggtggagatgttgttgcctaccctaaccacctgggagcggcccgtcaggaagtcccagttgcacagggtggggtcgagacccagggtctcgagcttggtgacgagcttggagggtactatggtgttaaatgccgagctgtagtcgatgaacagcattctcacataggtgtggttgagtgtggttgagattgcatcgtctgtggacctatttgggcggtaagcaaattggagtgggtctagggtgtcaggtagggtggaggtgatatggtccttgactagtctctcaaagcacttcatgatgacggaagtgagtgctacggggctagtcgtttagctcagttaccttagctttcttgggaacaggaacaatggtggccctcacactgcacgcacgtgcacacacacacacacacacacacaaatggaaaAGGAGAAATTATGTGCTTTTTCCCTCATATTATTTGTATTATGTATTTGTTATCATGATCTTTGAATTCTGAGCTTTCTATTTTAGTTTCTCATTCAAGTTATTTCCATTCCATTGGATGGCCCTTTTCCATTTTACAACAAAATGTAATCCAACTCCTTATGATCTTCCAATGCAATGTCATGATACAAAAACAACTTATTATATAATAAGTTATGATATTTCTACACTGatttatgtttctctctctctctctgcatcctctcCTATGTTTATTTACACTACACAGTTCTATTAGTTTCCACACTCCACTTATGTCAATATCCCAAACACATAACATGATATTTAATTGAAGAAATTAGGATTATGGCAGGCTAGCCCTATCAGGCCCTGCTCTCCAATTTCATGTGAAATTCTGCACCGCTGAAAAACATTGACAAAAACAGCCTGTCTAGTGGAATGTAAAAGGGCTTAAAATGATCCTATCTAATCATACTCAAATAGAAATACCACTGAGCCAAAACAGGCGGTTTATACACAACCTAACGTTGACATAATCCTCATTTCCTGATATACTACAATAGCTAGTGAGAACATGATTCTAGGGCCATTTTAAGCTCAATCGGATAGGGAAAACACTTCTTGTATGAACTATGATAATTGTTTCCCAAATAGGAGAAAAGCATGATCTTATTGTAGTCTAATAACCAGAGAGGAAAAACAGACTCATGTATATGCCATATCATAGGATTGGTATGTACATGCAGTTACTTTTACTTGATTGGTACCACTTTTACATCTAATTTTCTTTTTCCCATTTTGATAGAAACATAGCTGTGATTCAGAATACAGATAGGGGTAACATCTTGATAGTGTACTGGGCAAGAACTTAGATTATAGGCTTCGCATACACAGTAAGGTAGAATATCAATGAACCTAATTTGGGATCTCTATTGTTTCCCAAGGGTTTTGCTTAGTCAATCAAGAAAGGTTGGGGATTTGCAATTGGCCACAGACTGCATGCAATGCAAACAAAAATGAGTAAATAGGATGTCACGAAATGGTCGCCTAaagtgtcatggtcccctggaggtaTTGTATAGTTCCCAGTTGCTCACGGGGATGTCccctaaaaaaaatgtttaaggtCGTTCTTGGGacattgtgtcatggtcccctggtgGTTTTGTCTAGTTCCTGTTTTTTCCCAGGGACGTCACCTAATGGTTGCAAAgaaatgtccccccccccccaagggcACGCACACCATAGTTTCATTACACATCATCCCTTTTTACTGTTGCCAAGCCCATCAAGACCCTGATTGGTGAACCTCTGATCCAATCACAGCTCTTTGTCTTTTGGCAATAATGgagacacccacccacacacacagacagtgctTTTAACATACAGTGTTTATATTGTGTATATTTATTCATACAGTGTTTATTATTTAATGTGTCCGGGATTGGAACTCATAACCTCTTGGTTCACGGCATCACCGTGGTTCATGGCATCGTGCCATGAACCTCTTGGTTCACTGCGCCGAAACGCTTAAGGGACCTAATGGGAACGTCGCCCAATATTCTCAGGACTTCTCCTGTTTGCTGGGTAATCATGTGGATTTATGTATTGTGACAGGTGGTGGggaggcagagcagagcagctgCATCTCTTAGGCAGATGGCACAATATTCCCTAGTGTagaacttttgaccagagccctgtactatatagggaatagggtgccatttggaatgcaaccCTCATGCTACAGCTGTGAGGCTTACAGGCCCCTCTCTGCCCTACTCAGCTCTGTGATGATTACATGTATTGGGTTAGCAACATCGTGGTGATCATCATGGCAAGACATTCCTCTGTGCTCCCTCTTCTATGTCTTTGCCTGGCAATCACCCAGAGAGGAGTATATTAAAATCATAAAAATGATACCtcatacagtaccggtcaaaaatttggacacacctactcattcaaggtttatttttttactattttctacagaataatagtgaagacatgaaactATGAATAATAattggaatcatgtaggaaccaaaaaagtgtcaaatatattttatatttgagatccttCTTAGGGCACCctagtggcacagcggtctaaggcactgcatctcagtgctagaggcatcactacagaatctggttcaattccagtctgtatcacaaccggctgtgattgggagtcccgtagggcggtgcAAAATTGTCCCAGTGTTGCATGGTTTCGCGTTTGGCCGGTGTATGCTGTCATTgctaataagaatttgttcttaactgacttgcctcgttaaataaaataaaatgcatggtctgtgatttatttagaattcaaggcacacttaaccagcatggctaccaaagcattctgcatcgatatgccattccatctggttgGCGCAtagtggggctatcatttgtttttcaacaggacaatgacccaacacacctccaggctgtgtaagggctatttgaccaacaaGGAGAGTgttggctcctgagtggcacagcggtctaaggcactgcatcacagtatTGGAAGCACCacttacagaccctggttcgatcccgggttgtatcacaaccagtcatgatctggagtcccatagtgcgacacacaattggcctagtgtcgcccaggttaggggaggatttggctGGGGTTGTAAAATAagtttttgttcttaactgacttgcctagttaaataaaataaaaaaatcagatgacctggcatccacaatcaccctgcctcaattcaattgagatggtttgggatgtgtgggactgcagagtgaagtgaacagccaagtgctcagcatatgtacaaactccttcaagacttttggaaaagcattcccggtgaagctggttgagagaatgccaggagtgtgcaaagcagtcacaTGACTAGTAAAAGACCAGAGCACTACTTTTGTGGaaaagtgttgttgtttttttttttttggggggggggttgtatgtATATCTATTTTTCATTACGATTTTTcaaggggtgctgcagcaccctcagcacccctattTCCCACGGCTATGGAAAGAAATATATTTGAATCATATAACATAAATATGTTAACACATGTATGGAGAGAAAACATGATTATAGGCTCGATAGGGAGGGGGTTGAAGGATTGACATAATAAACAGCAACTGAGAAAAACATGACCGTTCATTGAGAGCGAAACAGGGTAAGAGAGCATTGAGAGAGAGTGCGTACATTCTGTTTCTTATGGAACACTGTACTATACAGTGAGCGACGTGCATTCTCTGTCAACATGTATGTATTTACAGCTTGCTGTGAGTCAGCATttactttttacccctttttctccccgaTTGGTAATTATAgttttgtcccatcgctgcaactcccgtacggactcgggagaggcaaaggtcgagagccaagcgtcccccgaaacacgaccctgctaAGCTGCACTGCtacttgacacactgctcacgtaacccggaagccagctgcaccaatgtgtcagaagaaacaccgtacaactggctaCTTGCATGCattggcccgccacaggagtcgctagagcacgatgggacaaggccTCATAGGTCTCCCGGTTTAGGCCGGCTGCGACACgacctgggatcaaacccggatctgtagtgacgcatcaAGTTCAGAGAGCAGGACAAGATAAATCAAAGGTAGCTAGTATTTAGCATCGTGGCCCACAATTGGCAGGATGATCCAAGAGTTTGCAGATATTTGCTCCCTTACTTTTTGTAAAGACACATGCTGCTTTTTGACTGTAACACCAGTGTTACTCTAATGTTTATACACGTATGAtatactagggaaattgtgttttCATAGCTAAGGCTGACAGTGTAGACTTGTGAAGAGCATAGCCCAAAATCTGGCAGATGGCGATATTGAGTCATTTCATCTTACCATCCAAATGAAATGCATGTAGCTGGCTATACACTCATATCCCCCATGGACCGGTTCGTATATAATGCATTCTCTATTCAGGCTGAAAAGACGGCGATTTCCTCCTTAACTCTATTTAATGGCGAGAAGGCAGACAGAAAAAGGGGGAAATATGTGTACTTTCTTTATGAAACACCATTTTCTACCACCATGCTAGAGTGGCTAATGCTCCTTCCTGATGTTGCGCTTTGCGCTCAGCCAGGGGTAATCAACACACTGCCGTAACCTGATTGGTTGAACGTTATACGCAATATCCAAGACTAGCATTCCTAGCCATTAGCCACTCTAGCATGGGTGTGGAAAATGCATATTTTCCCATTTTTCTTGCCTTCTTGTCAATAGAATTTAGTTCTGGAGGAAATCAACACCTTTGCAGCCTGAATTGAGAATGTTTTAAGTACGAACCAGTCCACGTGGGGTACGAATGTATAGACGGTTGCATGCACTCCCTTTGGTCGGTAAGAAGAAACGATTCAATATcgagcagaatcaacaacctctgcatAATCAAAGCAGTTGCTTGGTGAGAAGAGTTAACCATTGTTATGTAAAGGACAACTGAAAAGTACAAGTGGCCCCAAGTGAGAGCAGGTCCCCCAgagccatggcccagtgagacacGGATGCCAGCCCGCAtagatggaaacagaaaagtCTGAACCTTTTGTGTAAAACATTGGGGTAAATTCTCTATGGAAATGCACCATAAGACAAGTCAATAAAGCAGTAGCTTTACAAACAGAGGTGTTTTTCTATGCAGGGACCACGAGCTTAGGTCAGTCTATATTAAGCACTTGTTTTTACAGCACAATGAATAACACGTGTGTTGATGACGCATAGCTTACACACCGAATAGGAGTAGGGGGCATAATTTATCCATGACTGAGATTGTTGTGTTAGCTGAGAGGTCGGCTGTGCATGCATATTTGTATTTGAGAGAAAACAGAATAGGGCTAAGGGGCCAATTAagtcaataaaataaaataaatgatatTAAATCTAGTCGAGTTTCTccagtaggcctatatgtaacATCCCCAGACTGGAAGTGTCTGGTGAGACTATTACTTATTTCTTTTCACGGGAGAAATAAAGTTATTCTAATTCAAAATTAGCCAGATGGTGGCAGCATTTCAGGTTTTTACACGCAATAGAAGCTCCTGACGCACTAAGTAAAGAGAACCCAAAACAACACACATCTAATCCATGTCATCACTATCACGATTTAAATACATATACTCCAACCCAAACGTGAATCCCACACTATGACAAGCGATTTACATGATTTTGTTGAAAAACTATCTATATGCATTAGATATGTGTGCATTAAAACACAATTATCACAGGTCCATCTGCGAGATCAAATGGTGTAAATTGAAGGCTTGTTGATTAACCATATGTAGAAAGTAGAACGCATATAGAGGTCGAATACGCAGCGCACTGCTGGACAGGGATACCCAAGCGCGCAAAATACATCACAGCGCACGGTTATTTAACAAGTGGGGCGACGCTTATTTCGCAAGTGGGGCGCACCATGACATGAGGGTGTTAATCATTTTACAGCTTAATGGCTCTGCACTACAGGCTCACAACAATACGAATGGTGCTCAGCTACATATTGTGCATTTGATTAAGAAAAAACATCCACAGTTTCCCACAATATAAAGGGTAGGCTATTGCATTTCCACAGCAAAAAcgaaaacaaatgtaatattttatattatgtgCCGATGCTGAAGGCTATGCGCGtctctgcaaaaaaaaaaaaacatagttCAATGCAAGAGGCAACACCTAGCCTATTTCTGTTATGTAGAATGGCTGCATTTGGACACTTAATCAGTTATTACATCGTTACAATGTAGCGGAAGTAGGCGTTAATTGGCTATTTTGATACATTTAGCCTACGCTACAATgatctctgctgtactgtacatgGAAATAAAAAACTGGCAATATAGGAGGCTTAAAAGAACGAGAGGGGAGGGATAAGGCTGCTGTGCGTCGGGTCCCGTTTTCTAGCTGTTCGTTCGTTCCACCAATGAGTCCAATGAGCTGGGAAGAATTGGCTAGATTGACAGGCACGCCTCTTCAAGGTTGCGCCGCCTTTTATGACTGTAGTTTTCTTCTCTTTTTTACTGCAAGCCAAAACTGGATGTAAGAACGTCACATGTTGTTTTCTCTCTCAGCGCAGTCACTGTGGTGTTATTTGGTGCTTAACTGTTGCAGATAGCGGACGGGAATACCTGTGTCGAGTAATGGAATAAGTAAAGCGGATTTTTCGGTGCTTTGGAAAATAGCACAAAACAACTTCTCTAAAAGTAAGTGAAGCGTGCGCATCAGAATGGCGAGTCCTCAAACGAATGGAGGACACTTGTTGTctaatgtgaccaataacattaaGAAATGTGGATATCTAAAGAAACAGAAGCATGGACACAGACGTTTTTTCGTATTGAGAGAACCCAGCGAGAGCTTTCCTGCCCGGCTGGAATACTACGAGAGCGAGAAGAAGTGGAAAAACAAGTCGGCTGCTAAAAGGGTAATACTGCTGGACTCCTGTCTTTGCATAAACAAGCGAGCGGACTCCAAGCACAAACACCTCATCGCCTTTTACACCAAGGACGAATACTTTGCAGTGGCAGCCGAAAACGAGCAGGAGCAGGAGAGCTGGTTTCGAGTGTTGTCGGATTTGGTCGAAGAGGGGAAAGTCTATGACAGCCCCGCGTCTAATTCCACCTCTCTTTTTTGTTTTGAGGAGGCGAATTACAATATGATCACGCCGGCCACTGCCTTTTGCAAGGAGGTATGGCAAGTGAATTTGAAATCCAGAGGACTGGGTCAAACAAAACATTTGACAGGGGTGTTTAGGCTGTGTTTATCCAGTCGGACTATCAGCTTTGTGAAACTGAACTCGGAGGTTGCAGCTGTCAGTTTACAGCTCATGAATATCCGGAGATGTGGCCACTCAGACAGTTTTTTCTTCATCGAGGTTGGTAGGTCGGCTGTCACTGGCCCTGGTGAGCTCTGGATGCAGGCGGATGACTCGGTGGTTGCGCAAAACATCCACGAGACCATCCTGGAGGCGATGAAAGCCATGAAAGAGCTGTCAGAATCAAGACCGCGCAGCAAGAGTCAGTCGGCTAGCACCAACCCCATTTCCGTGCCCACAAGACGCAACTTGAACAATCTGCCCCCAAGTCAGACAGGGTTGGTGAGGAGGTCGAGAACAAACAGCATAGTGGCCACATCCCCAATGAGCAAGTTCACATCCTGTCGGATAAGGACAGCTAGTGAGGGGGATGGCAGCATGGTCAGGCCAGTGTCTATGTCAATATCTATGAGCGGGAGCCCcaccagtcccctctccaaccggAACCCTCTTAGCAGGTCCAATACGCTCTCCACTGGCCGCACCTGCCGGATACTGGAGTCCAGCCTCCAGCACAGCCGCTCCATGCCCGTCTCCAACTCCCCTCCTTCAGTCTGCAgttccatctgcctctcccccaTGAGTGGGACCCTCCCCACCCCTGATGCGGTCCACCGCCCCTTCAGCTGCAGCGCCTCTATCTCAGGCTCCCCCAGCGACGCAAGCTTCATGCTATGCAACGAGCACAGCTCCAGCCCAGGCGACACCTCCATTCTCCTACCCCTCACTCGGAGTGACACCCACGACTCCCTCTCCAGCACTCCTCCCTCCCGGGAAGCCAACGATCTGTGTGGCTACATGATTATGGACAGGACCAATGACCAACGGCAGGCATGCCTGGAGGAGGACTTGACATCGGAGAAGGCGTACAGGAAGAGAACATACTCCCTCACCACACCACGCCATCAGCGGGTGCCCGCCCAGCTGTCCTCTGCCTCGTTGGATGAGTACGCCCTAATGCGGGCTGCCCACCACACCAACAGCGGGCACCACTCCGGGCGCAGCTCCATTTCCGCCTCCCCAAAGGTGTCCTACCCCAAATCCAATGGTATCCAAGTAGGGGATGATGGCTATATGCCTATGATGGCGGGCGTGGCAGCACCGCCCAGGGGCAACAACAGCAAGGCAGATGCTTACATGCCCATGAGTCCAATGTGCGTCTCGGCTCCCAAGCAGATCATTAACCCCTTGGCCCAAAACCACCGGTACGAGGCCGGCGACCAGACCAACTCACCCAGCAGCGGAGGCTCCTTGGAGGACAGTGGTTACCTGAGGATGTGGCGCGGCTCCAAGTCGTCCGTTGAAAGCCCAGACAGCCGCTCGACCTACATGAACATGTCCCCTCGCAACGCTGCTTACACCACCTCGCAGACCCCCCCGGACTACTTCCTAGACCAGCTTCCGGGTCGTGGGCCTTCCATCACACCCATCTACTCCACAGACTCACTGCCACGCCCCATCAAACTCCACCAGGCTTCCAAGGAGACGGGGGACACTGGTGACCAGTACGTCCTGATGAGCCCGCAAGGCCATCAGTCGCTAGGTAGGGAGTCAGACGACTACTACTCAGTGATGACCAATCCGGCCCCGCCCAACTCCTCGGTGCCCTCGCCCATCAGACAGAGCCGGGGGACTGACAGCCTGACATTCCACCGGGGGAGAATGGGGCGTCCCAACCGGCTATCTCTGGACAGCTGTAGGATCCTACCCAGCATGAACGAGCACCTCTTGCCCGGGGAACCCAGGAGCCCGGGCGAGTATATCAACATAGACTTCAGTGAGGGCACCAAGTACTCCCCCCCGTCAGCATCCAATGAGAGCCAGGAGTCGTCTCTGGGCTCCAGCGTCGGCCAGCCGAGGTCCCCTTTCTCCGACTACATGAACCTGCACCACGTTGTCTCACACTCACCCAAGGCCGGAGACACCCCTGACGGACGGTTGGACACGGTCCCTGAGTCATCCCTGTGCCCTTGTCCGGATAGGGAGGGAGTGTACCGTCTCAGATCGAAGAGGGATTCCAAGTGCCCCCAGAGAGGCAAGGATGAGTACACCGAGATGACATTTGGACTTGGAATGGCCAACATGCCTCCCCAGTTCCTCCCTCAGACCTCAACAAGGTACAGTACACTCAGTACTCTAGCCATAATGTAAGTTGTAATAACATTATTCAGCAACGTTATTTGGCTAGTTATAGATTAATAGATTCCCCTGGCACAGCAGGCACTTTGTGGTGTTTGTAGGGGGATTGAGTTCAAGTGGATTTGAGTTCATTATAAGGATAAAATATTTTCTGTATCACATCTATCTATGGATGTTTGGTAAT
Proteins encoded in this region:
- the LOC135542437 gene encoding insulin receptor substrate 2-like, with amino-acid sequence MASPQTNGGHLLSNVTNNIKKCGYLKKQKHGHRRFFVLREPSESFPARLEYYESEKKWKNKSAAKRVILLDSCLCINKRADSKHKHLIAFYTKDEYFAVAAENEQEQESWFRVLSDLVEEGKVYDSPASNSTSLFCFEEANYNMITPATAFCKEVWQVNLKSRGLGQTKHLTGVFRLCLSSRTISFVKLNSEVAAVSLQLMNIRRCGHSDSFFFIEVGRSAVTGPGELWMQADDSVVAQNIHETILEAMKAMKELSESRPRSKSQSASTNPISVPTRRNLNNLPPSQTGLVRRSRTNSIVATSPMSKFTSCRIRTASEGDGSMVRPVSMSISMSGSPTSPLSNRNPLSRSNTLSTGRTCRILESSLQHSRSMPVSNSPPSVCSSICLSPMSGTLPTPDAVHRPFSCSASISGSPSDASFMLCNEHSSSPGDTSILLPLTRSDTHDSLSSTPPSREANDLCGYMIMDRTNDQRQACLEEDLTSEKAYRKRTYSLTTPRHQRVPAQLSSASLDEYALMRAAHHTNSGHHSGRSSISASPKVSYPKSNGIQVGDDGYMPMMAGVAAPPRGNNSKADAYMPMSPMCVSAPKQIINPLAQNHRYEAGDQTNSPSSGGSLEDSGYLRMWRGSKSSVESPDSRSTYMNMSPRNAAYTTSQTPPDYFLDQLPGRGPSITPIYSTDSLPRPIKLHQASKETGDTGDQYVLMSPQGHQSLGRESDDYYSVMTNPAPPNSSVPSPIRQSRGTDSLTFHRGRMGRPNRLSLDSCRILPSMNEHLLPGEPRSPGEYINIDFSEGTKYSPPSASNESQESSLGSSVGQPRSPFSDYMNLHHVVSHSPKAGDTPDGRLDTVPESSLCPCPDREGVYRLRSKRDSKCPQRGKDEYTEMTFGLGMANMPPQFLPQTSTSPSAREKRLSLGEQGLPGGMGVFLLGAATPVDPDRAAKVIRADPHGRRRHSSETFSSTATVTPVFPSFAHGDAKHHSSVENLSVRSSESSDEECGSPMSREISGGFQNGLNYIALNLMEDRDLEGPCCEDLTTVSFKPASSCKGALHGLHVAPYVCLGFKEAVTSVKD